The nucleotide sequence CGGAGGTCCGGGGGGCCGCCAAGGGGCTGATCGCGGCCGGTGTCGAGCCGGGCGACCGGGTCGCGCTGCTGTCGCGTACGCGCTACGAGTGGGTGCTCCTCGACTTCGCGATCTGGAGCGCGGGCGGCGTGACCGTCCCCGTGTACGAGACGAGCTCGCCGGAGCAGATCCAGTGGATCCTCGGTGACTCGGGCGCGACCCTGGTGCTCGTGGAGAGCGCGGCCCACCAGGAGGCGGTGGTGTCGGTCCAGGGGAACCTGCCGGACCTGAAGGGCATCTGGCAGATCGAGGACGACGCGGTCGCCCAGCTGATCGGGACCGGCCTGGACGTCTCCGACGAGCTGCTCGACGAGCGCATGTCGGCGGCGAACGCGGACGACCCGGCGACGATCGTCTACACCTCGGGCACGACGGGCCGCCCCAAGGGCTGTGTGCTGACGCACCGGGCGTTCTTCGCCGAGTGCGGCAACGTGGTGGAGCGGCTGAAGCCCCTCTTCCGTACCGGCGAGTGCTCGGTGCTGCTGTTCCTGCCGGCCGCGCACGTCTTCGGGCGGCTGGTCGAGGTCGCGTCCGTGATGGCGCCGATCCGGCTCGGCTGCGTCCCGGACATCAAGAACCTCACGGACGAGCTGGCCTCGTTCCGGCCGACGCTGATCCTGGGTGTGCCGCGGGTCTTCGAGAAGGTCTACAACTCGGCGCGGGCCAAGGCGCAGGCCGACGGCAAGGGCAAGATCTTCGACAAGGCCGCGCACACGGCGATCGCGTACAGCAGGGCGCTGAGCACCCCGCAGGGCCCGTCCTTCGGTCTCAAGCTGAAGCACAAGATCTTCGACAAGCTGGTCTTCAGCAAGCTGCGGGCGGTCCTCGGCGGGCGCGGCGAGTACGCGATCTCGGGCGGCGCGCCGCTGGGCGAGCGGCTCGGCCACTTCTTCCGCGGCATCGGCTTCACGGTCCTGGAGGGCTACGGCCTGACGGAGTCCTGCGCGGCGACGGCGTTCAACCCCTGGGACCGGCAGAAGATCGGCACGGTCGGCCAGCCGCTGCCGGGCTCGGTGGTGCGGATCGCCGACGACGGCGAGGTGCTGCTGCACGGCGAGCACATCTTCTCGCGGTACTGGAACAACGAGGCGGCGACGGCCGAGGCGCTGGCGGACGGCTGGTTCCACACCGGCGACATCGGCACCCTCGACGAGGACGGCTACCTCGCGATCACCGGCCGGAAGAAGGAGATCCTGGTGACGGCGGGCGGCAAGAACGTCGCCCCGGCGGTCATCGAGGACCGGATCCGGGCGCACGCGCTGGTCGCGGAGTGCATGGTGGTCGGCGACGGGCGCCCGTTCGTGGGCGCGCTGGTCACGATCGACGAGGAGTTCCTGGGCCGCTGGGCCTCGGAGCACGGCAAGCCGACGGGTTCGACGGCGGCCACCCTGCGCGACGACGCGGACCTGGTCGCGGAGGTGCAGCGCGCGATCGACGACGGCAACGCGGCGGTCTCGAAGGCGGAGTCGGTCCGCAAGTTCCGCATCCTCCCGGCCCAGTTCACGGAGGAGGCGGGCCACATCACCCCGTCCCTGAAGCTGAAGCGCAACGTGGTGGCGAAGGACTTCGCGGACGAGATCGAGGCGATCTACACGGCGTGAGCCGTACGGCACGGATACGGCCGGAGGCCCGGGGCATCACCCCGGGCCTCCGGCCGTATGCGTGTGCGGGTCCCGGAAGCGGGCCGCTACAGCAGCTCCCTGAGACGCTCCGCCAGCAGGTCCCAGCGCCACTTCTCCTCGACCCAGGCCCGGCCGCGCTCGCCCATGCGGGCGCGGAGCTCCGGGTCGAGGAGGAGGGTGGTGACGCGGTCGGCGGTGTCCTCGGGGGACTCGCCGCGGACGACCCAGCCGGTCTCGCCGTCGAGGACCGCGTCCGGGGCGCCGCCCGAGTCGCCCGCGACGACCGGGAGGCCGGTCGCGGAGGCCTCCAGGTAGACGATGCCGAGGCCCTCGACGTCGAGGCCGCCGCGGCGGGTGCGGCAGGGCATCGCGAAGACGTCTCCGGCGCCGTAGTGGGCGGGGAGCTCCGACCAGGGGACGGCGCCGGTGAAGCGCACGGATCCGGCCACGCCGGTCTCGGCGGCGAGGCGGTGCAGGTCCTTCTCGTACGGGCCGCCGCCGACGACCAGGAGGACCGCGTCCGGCACCCGGCGCAGGATCCGGGGCATCGCCCGGATCAGGGTGTCCTGGCCCTTGCGCGGCACGAGCCGGGAGACGCAGACGACGACGGGCCGGTCGCTGAGCCCGAGGCGGGCGCGGACCTCGGCGCCGCCGGAGCCGGGGTGGAAGGTCTTCTCGTCGACGCCGGGCGGCAGCTGGACCATCCGGCCGGCCGCGGCGGGCGTGAGGGCCGCCGCGATCCGGGAGCGGGTGTACTCGCCGAGGTAGGTGATCGTGTCGGTGCCCTCGCCGATCCGCCGCAGCAGCTGCCGGGAGCCGGGCAGCTGGGCCCAGCCCGCCTCGTGGCCGTGCGTGGTGGCGACGAGCCGCCGGGCGCCGGCCCTGCGCAGGGCGGGGCCCATCAGGCCGAGCGGGGCGGCCGCGCCGAACCACACGGACTCGCAGCCGTGCTCGCGCAGCAGCGCGGTGGCGCGGGCGGTGACCCGGGGTGTGGGCAACAGCATGGTGGTGCGATCGCGCACGACCGTGAAAGGCTGTTCGGCGTCGAACGCGGCCGTCGCCTCGATCCCTTCGCGGCTGCGCTTCCAGGTGGAGGCGTAGACCACGATCCGTTCGGGATCCAGGCGGAGCGCCATGTTGTGCAGGAAGGCCTGGATTCCGCCGGGACGCGGCGGGAAGTCGTTGGTTACGATCAGGGTCTTGTGCATCGTGGCCGAATCTACCGCGAGCGCACCCACCGCCCAGCACCACCACTCCCCGCGTCAGCGGGCCGACAGGACAAGGACGAGACAGTGATGACGGGCGCAGTGGGGAAGTGGTCACGCTCAGGTCTGCGGCTTCCGGTCGGCCTCTGGGCCCTGACCCGGGTGCTCCTGCTGCTGTGCGTCTTCAAGGTCGTGGTGATCCCGGGTCCGGACATCACGTTCGACATCGAGGAGATCTACCAGGGCTGGTACGAGGTCCTGCGGACGGGCACGTATCCGCTGGACGACGTGACCTGGCAGTATCCGCCGGCCGCCGCCTTCGCGATCCTCTCCCCCGCGGTGCTGCCCTTCCTCGGCTACTCGGCCGCCTTCTTCGTGCTCGCCCTCCTGTGTGACGCGTTCGTCTTCGGGCTGCTGCTGCACACCGGCCGCCGGGCGGGCCGGTCGCCGCGCGGTGCCTGGATATGGATCGCGGGTGTCGCGCTGTTCGGCCCGACCACGTACGCCCGGTACGACGTGATGGTGACCGCCGTCGCGGTGGCGGCGCTGCTCGCGGCGAGCCGTTCGCCGCGAGTCCTCGGGGCGCTCGCGGGCTTCGGCGCGGTCCTGAAGGTGTGGCCGGTGCTGCTGCTCGCGGGCACCCCGAAGGGGCGTGCGACCTTCCGCTCCTGGCCGGTCGCGGTGGGCGCGGCGGCCGCGGTGCTGCTGTTCTGCGTGCTGTGGATGCCGGGCGCGCTGGCCTTCCTCTCCTTCCAGCGCGACCGGGGCACGGAGGTCGAGTCGCTGGGCGCGATGGTCTTCCACGTGGCCCGGCACTTCGGCTGGAGCGGCGAGGCGCGGATGAACTTCGGTTCGATCGAGTTCCTCGGACCGTACGTCTCGACGGTCTCGACGGCCGCGATGGTGCTGACCTTCCTCGCCTTCGGCTGGCTGCTGCTGTGGCGGTTCAAGGCGCGGCGCTTCACCTCGTCGACGGTGGCGGACGCGGCTTTCGTGGCCGTGCTGCTGTTCACGACGACGAGCCGGGTGCTCTCCCCGCAGTACATGCTGTGGCTGGTGGGTCTGGCGGCGGTGTGCCTGGCGTACCGGTCGAGCCGGATGCAGCGGCCGGTGCACCTGGTCGTCTGGGCGACGGCGGTGACGCAGTTCGAGTTCCCGGTGTGGTTCTCGCACGTGACGCGGAGCGACCCGCTGGGCATCGCGGTGCTGTTCACCCGGAACGGCCTGCTGATCGCCGCCACGGTCATCGCCTGCCGCATCCTGTGGCAGCAGACGGTGACGGAGCCCCGGCTCGGGGCCAGGGCCGTGGTGCCCGCGCAGGCGACTCACTCGGACCGCGCGAAGGCCCTGTCCGGCTCGCGCTGACCGGCGCCGTGGACACGGCGCCGCAGCAGGCCCAGGGCCGCGCACTGGGCCGCCATGGCGAGGGCCATGGCCAGGCAGACGCCGGGCAGTCCGAGACCTGAGAGGCCGTACGCGAGCGGCAGCTGGACGAGGACGCCCGCGACCGTGATCCGGGCCAGGTACGGGCTGCCGCCGGTGCCCTCGAAGACCCCGGCGAGCGCGATGTATCCGGCCATGAGCAGCAGATAGGGGCCGAGGCAGCGCAGGAACAGCGCGCCCGCCTCCGCCACGGCGGGTTCGGCGCCGAAGGCCCGCATGACGGGTCCCGCGCAGACGAGCAGCAGCCCCGCCGCTCCCGCCCCGAGGGCCCCGCCGAGCAGCAGGGCCTGGCGTCCGACCGCCCGGCGTTCGTCGCGGCCCGCCCCGAGCAGGTGCGCGCTGTGGATGGCGGCGGCCTGCCGGACGGCGTAGAAGGCCATGGTCGCGACGTACATGGCCTTGGTGGCGATGCCGTAGGCGGCGATCTCGGTGACGCCGAGCCGGGCCACGACGGAGACGAGCGCGAGGGCCCCCGCCATCCGGACGGCGAAGTCGACGCCCATCGGCAGGCCGGTGCCCGCGGTACGGCGCAGGGCGGCGGTGGTCCGCTCGGCGGGGCGGGCGGCGCGGGCGGCCCTGAGCAGCGGGTGGCGGCGCAGGACGAGCAGTCCGGCGGCGAGGGCGACGGTCCGGCCGGTGACGGTGGCGAGGGCGGCGCCCCGCACGCCGTACGCCTGGATGAGCAGCGGGTCGAGGACGAGGATCAGCCCGTTGGCGAGGAAGGCGAGCCGCATGGGGGTGCGGGTGTCGCCGGCGCCCTTGAGGACGCCGTCGAGCACGGTGACGGCGAAGAAGACGGCGGTGCCGGGGAGCGAGACGGCGAAGTAGGCGACGGCCAGGGCGTGGGCGGGGTGGTCGTGGCCGCCGAGC is from Streptomyces venezuelae ATCC 10712 and encodes:
- a CDS encoding glycosyltransferase family 87 protein translates to MTGAVGKWSRSGLRLPVGLWALTRVLLLLCVFKVVVIPGPDITFDIEEIYQGWYEVLRTGTYPLDDVTWQYPPAAAFAILSPAVLPFLGYSAAFFVLALLCDAFVFGLLLHTGRRAGRSPRGAWIWIAGVALFGPTTYARYDVMVTAVAVAALLAASRSPRVLGALAGFGAVLKVWPVLLLAGTPKGRATFRSWPVAVGAAAAVLLFCVLWMPGALAFLSFQRDRGTEVESLGAMVFHVARHFGWSGEARMNFGSIEFLGPYVSTVSTAAMVLTFLAFGWLLLWRFKARRFTSSTVADAAFVAVLLFTTTSRVLSPQYMLWLVGLAAVCLAYRSSRMQRPVHLVVWATAVTQFEFPVWFSHVTRSDPLGIAVLFTRNGLLIAATVIACRILWQQTVTEPRLGARAVVPAQATHSDRAKALSGSR
- a CDS encoding AMP-dependent synthetase/ligase — translated: MREFSLPALYEVPADGNLTDLIRRNASQHPDVAVMGRKVDGVWTDVTAKEFLAEVRGAAKGLIAAGVEPGDRVALLSRTRYEWVLLDFAIWSAGGVTVPVYETSSPEQIQWILGDSGATLVLVESAAHQEAVVSVQGNLPDLKGIWQIEDDAVAQLIGTGLDVSDELLDERMSAANADDPATIVYTSGTTGRPKGCVLTHRAFFAECGNVVERLKPLFRTGECSVLLFLPAAHVFGRLVEVASVMAPIRLGCVPDIKNLTDELASFRPTLILGVPRVFEKVYNSARAKAQADGKGKIFDKAAHTAIAYSRALSTPQGPSFGLKLKHKIFDKLVFSKLRAVLGGRGEYAISGGAPLGERLGHFFRGIGFTVLEGYGLTESCAATAFNPWDRQKIGTVGQPLPGSVVRIADDGEVLLHGEHIFSRYWNNEAATAEALADGWFHTGDIGTLDEDGYLAITGRKKEILVTAGGKNVAPAVIEDRIRAHALVAECMVVGDGRPFVGALVTIDEEFLGRWASEHGKPTGSTAATLRDDADLVAEVQRAIDDGNAAVSKAESVRKFRILPAQFTEEAGHITPSLKLKRNVVAKDFADEIEAIYTA
- a CDS encoding MATE family efflux transporter translates to MSAHRRTLVRLARPVYLELLAGVAAGIINVVWVARLGGDAVAAVAVATNVENLLLGVVLVAGSGTTVLVARARGADDPGAVRAAVRGGAALGALLVPPVALGGYLLREPLAALLLGGHDHPAHALAVAYFAVSLPGTAVFFAVTVLDGVLKGAGDTRTPMRLAFLANGLILVLDPLLIQAYGVRGAALATVTGRTVALAAGLLVLRRHPLLRAARAARPAERTTAALRRTAGTGLPMGVDFAVRMAGALALVSVVARLGVTEIAAYGIATKAMYVATMAFYAVRQAAAIHSAHLLGAGRDERRAVGRQALLLGGALGAGAAGLLLVCAGPVMRAFGAEPAVAEAGALFLRCLGPYLLLMAGYIALAGVFEGTGGSPYLARITVAGVLVQLPLAYGLSGLGLPGVCLAMALAMAAQCAALGLLRRRVHGAGQREPDRAFARSE
- a CDS encoding glycosyltransferase family 4 protein, producing MHKTLIVTNDFPPRPGGIQAFLHNMALRLDPERIVVYASTWKRSREGIEATAAFDAEQPFTVVRDRTTMLLPTPRVTARATALLREHGCESVWFGAAAPLGLMGPALRRAGARRLVATTHGHEAGWAQLPGSRQLLRRIGEGTDTITYLGEYTRSRIAAALTPAAAGRMVQLPPGVDEKTFHPGSGGAEVRARLGLSDRPVVVCVSRLVPRKGQDTLIRAMPRILRRVPDAVLLVVGGGPYEKDLHRLAAETGVAGSVRFTGAVPWSELPAHYGAGDVFAMPCRTRRGGLDVEGLGIVYLEASATGLPVVAGDSGGAPDAVLDGETGWVVRGESPEDTADRVTTLLLDPELRARMGERGRAWVEEKWRWDLLAERLRELL